A window of Candidatus Poribacteria bacterium contains these coding sequences:
- the rsmG gene encoding 16S rRNA (guanine(527)-N(7))-methyltransferase RsmG — MISSQFRSELEQVFFQHGFPLEPAQVDQFVTYWRELKRWSSRMNLTSIRTDREIIIKHFLDSLSVLQCFDIKPGDSVVDIGTGAGFPGLPIKIYIPDIKLVLVEPSSKKASFLRFLISQLSRNCQSNASSSWENPRIVTQRAEECITNGQHITAYDWVLTRYVASIEDSAAYCLPLLKPNGTWVAYKSPDVQHEIQQATSKLQSLGSRDQSIVNSHIPKLNRTYVAIRQGVF, encoded by the coding sequence ATGATATCTAGCCAATTTCGATCAGAGCTAGAGCAAGTATTTTTTCAACACGGTTTTCCGTTGGAACCAGCGCAAGTTGATCAGTTTGTCACTTATTGGCGTGAACTGAAACGCTGGAGCTCACGGATGAACTTGACCTCGATTCGGACGGATCGAGAAATCATTATAAAGCATTTCCTTGATTCTCTAAGTGTGTTACAATGTTTTGACATCAAACCCGGAGATTCAGTAGTCGATATTGGGACGGGGGCAGGCTTTCCAGGATTACCGATTAAAATCTATATCCCTGACATTAAGTTAGTGCTAGTTGAACCCTCATCAAAGAAGGCAAGTTTTCTGCGGTTCCTTATCTCTCAACTGAGCCGGAACTGCCAATCAAATGCTTCTAGCTCGTGGGAGAATCCCCGTATCGTCACCCAACGGGCCGAAGAATGTATCACAAACGGTCAGCACATAACTGCTTACGATTGGGTCTTGACCCGTTATGTCGCTTCTATAGAGGACTCAGCGGCTTACTGTCTTCCGCTATTGAAGCCGAATGGAACGTGGGTTGCTTATAAGTCCCCTGATGTGCAGCATGAAATTCAGCAGGCAACCTCCAAATTACAATCACTAGGTAGTAGGGATCAATCTATTGTCAATAGTCATATCCCTAAGCTAAATCGGACTTACGTTGCCATACGACAAGGAGTTTTTTAG
- a CDS encoding HAMP domain-containing protein codes for MRLRLRMGLRWQLVLLFLLVSLIPLLIVALWTHQAGIRGLTSTIRRTLVEQAQYSLDQADRVINEQLHSLRRFSLRNISQKVASTNNDNNPSSLQSAYEALLNSVTYLERRVGENGQIIMTNRNQQVIFATDKRLLFHKIDEPWWHKAYNNGLGYELIGDVQYDTETQQPFLPIAVPIPAPPSESKAAGILRVVIPLPKLAEIADSKKEGLEICLFDKHGRIICAPPESGHHFSARIEMTEAAMNAINAGTEYHGSDMKGETNARGEQRISGWARTKSWGPRADERQNFTNRRRLSLQPRGQNFTDWRVLVSLPTSLAFKGVTEFTKSVLRFTLISCLVVIAIALVVSQRIVRPIRQVTGAARAIGRGEFDQEIPVTGSNEVSILAEEFNSMRWNLKSAVEKLTAEEKKMTAIVNSIAEGLILVDSSNRVLHINPAAERLLNLNPDSIDKDITEIIQNDELINIFEEDQRQILQHKPTDQIPSKNEGLNLISEVTLARYDEKLVLRIIASPFLDENGLILGTVYLFDDITREKEIDQMKSDFISLVSHELRTPLTSIIGFVSFILDGKAGAINDRQRNSLARVQRQSKRLAALINDLLDISRIESGRIQMDQAPISLLEIVTQRLEEIRPQADEKSIRLVLTAPESVPDILGDEARMGQVFTNLIGNAIKFTPNNGEVNVKVEADGNLLHVEVIDTGPGIPPEERQKIFDKFYQLSDISTRQQGGSGLGLSISKSIIEAHGGKLWIDDGNQGKGSNFQFVLPLVREDDNAKRKGALK; via the coding sequence ATGCGCCTACGTCTTAGAATGGGATTGCGTTGGCAACTCGTTCTCCTCTTTCTACTGGTATCGCTTATCCCCTTGCTTATCGTCGCTCTTTGGACACACCAGGCTGGGATACGTGGGTTGACAAGTACAATTAGAAGAACCCTCGTTGAACAAGCTCAATATAGCCTAGATCAGGCAGACCGTGTGATTAATGAGCAGCTGCATTCGCTTCGACGGTTTTCACTGCGAAACATCAGCCAGAAAGTTGCCTCCACTAATAATGATAACAATCCATCCTCCCTACAGAGTGCATACGAAGCCTTGTTGAACAGTGTTACATATCTTGAAAGGCGCGTCGGCGAAAATGGTCAAATCATTATGACCAACCGGAATCAGCAGGTGATCTTCGCCACTGATAAGCGATTACTCTTCCACAAAATAGATGAGCCGTGGTGGCACAAGGCTTATAATAACGGCCTCGGCTATGAATTGATTGGTGATGTCCAATATGATACCGAAACGCAGCAGCCTTTTTTGCCGATCGCTGTGCCAATTCCGGCCCCCCCTTCCGAGTCGAAAGCGGCCGGCATTTTGAGAGTTGTGATCCCTCTTCCGAAACTCGCAGAGATAGCTGATTCTAAAAAAGAGGGGTTAGAAATCTGCCTCTTTGATAAGCACGGACGGATTATCTGCGCTCCACCGGAAAGCGGACACCACTTCTCGGCGCGTATTGAAATGACTGAAGCTGCAATGAACGCAATTAATGCGGGCACTGAATACCATGGATCTGATATGAAGGGGGAAACCAATGCACGCGGGGAACAAAGAATCTCTGGCTGGGCACGCACAAAATCATGGGGACCAAGGGCTGATGAGCGACAAAACTTTACCAACCGGAGGCGGCTGAGTTTGCAACCTAGGGGACAAAACTTTACCGATTGGAGGGTGCTGGTATCGCTACCCACCTCATTGGCTTTCAAAGGAGTAACAGAATTCACAAAGAGTGTCCTGCGGTTCACGCTGATCTCCTGTTTGGTCGTCATTGCGATTGCCCTCGTTGTTTCCCAACGTATTGTAAGACCGATTCGGCAAGTCACAGGGGCAGCACGCGCGATCGGTCGTGGAGAATTCGATCAGGAAATTCCGGTCACCGGTAGCAACGAAGTCAGCATTCTAGCAGAAGAGTTTAATTCGATGCGGTGGAATCTCAAAAGTGCAGTCGAAAAATTGACGGCGGAAGAAAAGAAGATGACTGCTATCGTCAATAGCATCGCCGAAGGTTTAATCCTTGTAGATTCGAGCAACCGAGTGCTCCATATTAATCCCGCCGCTGAACGTCTACTCAATCTCAATCCAGATAGCATTGATAAGGATATTACCGAGATTATCCAGAACGATGAACTGATTAACATCTTTGAAGAGGACCAACGCCAAATTCTTCAGCATAAACCGACAGATCAAATTCCCTCAAAGAACGAGGGGCTAAACCTTATATCCGAGGTTACGTTGGCTCGTTACGATGAGAAGCTGGTGCTGCGTATTATTGCCAGCCCATTCCTTGACGAAAACGGACTGATCCTTGGGACAGTCTACCTGTTTGACGATATTACCCGTGAAAAAGAGATTGATCAGATGAAATCTGACTTCATCTCGCTTGTCTCGCACGAATTGCGTACACCACTGACCTCAATCATCGGTTTTGTTTCCTTCATATTAGACGGCAAAGCGGGTGCAATCAACGACAGACAGCGAAATAGCCTCGCTCGCGTCCAAAGGCAATCGAAACGACTCGCCGCACTCATCAACGATCTGCTCGATATTTCCCGAATTGAGTCCGGTCGGATACAGATGGATCAGGCACCGATTTCGCTTTTGGAGATTGTGACGCAGCGGCTTGAAGAGATTCGCCCCCAAGCGGATGAAAAATCGATTCGGTTAGTCCTGACCGCCCCTGAATCGGTTCCCGACATTCTCGGAGACGAAGCGCGGATGGGGCAAGTATTTACAAACCTGATTGGCAATGCTATCAAGTTTACACCAAACAATGGCGAAGTAAACGTCAAAGTTGAAGCCGATGGGAATCTTTTGCACGTTGAAGTCATTGATACAGGACCCGGTATCCCCCCGGAGGAACGCCAAAAGATATTCGACAAGTTTTACCAACTGAGTGACATTAGCACACGTCAGCAAGGCGGATCCGGCTTGGGATTATCAATTAGCAAAAGTATCATTGAAGCGCACGGCGGGAAATTGTGGATTGACGATGGGAATCAGGGCAAAGGGAGCAATTTTCAGTTTGTGTTACCGCTCGTTAGAGAAGATGATAATGCAAAACGTAAGGGAGCGTTAAAATAA
- a CDS encoding STAS domain-containing protein encodes MFETSMSHNNVPVIRIDGKIIGGAANALKREMDKQIEQSRGGLVLDMANVPLLDSTALGIIIATLQFLKKMDEKLVLLNPQHAVINVLQVTRLNTILEVYSDEESATSALGS; translated from the coding sequence ATGTTTGAAACATCAATGAGTCATAATAATGTTCCAGTTATCCGAATTGATGGGAAAATCATAGGGGGCGCCGCCAACGCGCTCAAACGTGAAATGGATAAACAGATTGAGCAGAGCAGAGGTGGTTTGGTCTTGGACATGGCGAATGTGCCTCTGTTAGACAGTACTGCACTAGGGATAATTATCGCGACCTTGCAGTTCCTCAAGAAGATGGATGAGAAACTGGTCTTACTCAATCCACAACACGCTGTTATCAACGTCTTGCAGGTTACACGACTTAACACGATTCTTGAAGTTTATTCGGATGAAGAATCGGCAACGAGCGCCCTTGGCTCATAG
- the tadA gene encoding tRNA adenosine(34) deaminase TadA — protein sequence MSDQLWMREALAVARQGASLGEVPVGAIIIKDGVPLARAHNGREGTKDPTAHAELIAIRLAASSVGDWRLTDTTLYVTLEPCPMCCGAIVLARIPRVVYAASDPKAGAAGTLFNLLQDERLNHQVEVTQGVLAEESSHRDRRT from the coding sequence ATGTCGGATCAGCTCTGGATGCGTGAAGCCCTCGCGGTTGCCCGTCAGGGCGCTTCACTCGGTGAAGTTCCAGTTGGTGCAATTATCATCAAGGACGGAGTTCCCCTCGCTCGCGCTCATAATGGGCGAGAAGGAACAAAGGATCCAACCGCTCATGCAGAACTGATTGCGATTCGATTGGCTGCTTCATCTGTCGGTGATTGGCGTCTGACGGACACAACCCTTTATGTGACTTTGGAGCCGTGTCCGATGTGTTGTGGAGCAATCGTCTTAGCTCGCATCCCACGGGTCGTTTATGCCGCTTCAGATCCAAAGGCTGGGGCTGCGGGGACACTCTTCAACCTATTACAAGACGAACGGCTCAACCACCAAGTGGAGGTCACACAGGGGGTTCTAGCAGAAGAGAGTAGCCATCGAGATCGGCGAACCTAA
- a CDS encoding type II toxin-antitoxin system HicB family antitoxin: MTRQLTAIIEREGNGYVSLCPELDIASQGETIEQARENLREALELFFECASPKEVNTRLYDI, translated from the coding sequence GTGACCCGCCAATTAACAGCAATCATTGAACGTGAAGGAAATGGATATGTATCATTGTGTCCAGAACTAGATATTGCAAGTCAAGGCGAAACCATCGAACAAGCGCGAGAAAATCTGCGCGAAGCCTTGGAGTTATTTTTTGAGTGTGCTTCTCCGAAAGAGGTGAATACGCGACTTTATGATATCTAG
- the mnmG gene encoding tRNA uridine-5-carboxymethylaminomethyl(34) synthesis enzyme MnmG has protein sequence MNTYHKQYDVLVVGAGHAGCEAALAAARMGCETLIVTINLDTIAKMSCNPAIGGLAKGHLVKEIDALGGEMAKNIDKTGIQFRQLNTKKGPAVRSSRAQADKYAYQSEMKRVLERQPRLDIKQLLVDELLTENGECIGILGHTQTAYLAKTVILTTGTFLKGLVHLGDVSYSAGRAGESSAEKLSDSFLNLGFEIGRLKTGTPPRVNAHTVNFDAMELQPGDAQPRPFSFSTEQITQSQMPCHLTYTNEKTHQIIRDNLHRSAMYSGRITAIGPRYCPSIEDKVVRFADKDRHQVFVEPEGRDTDEIYLNGISASLPEDVQVDMVHSIKGLENAEIMRFAYAVEYDFAPATQLYPTLETKRVENLYFAGQLNGTTGYEEAAAQGLIAGINAALKVRSKGALILDRSQAYIGVLIDDLVTKDIREPYRMFTSRAEYRLELREDNADLRLTEMGRQIDLVETDTYERFQIKRKRVEEEKNRLEQTRLKPSLDTQTRLKSVGISEIGQPTSLAELLKRPEIHYEQIKQLEPPPQPLPEVVEEQIEIQIKYEGYIDRQTTQIQQFKKMEHFRIPDDFDYASVRSLKTEACEQLAKIRPISVGQASRIPGVSPADISILMVWVEQYKRQMPPQA, from the coding sequence GTGAATACCTATCATAAACAATACGATGTTCTTGTTGTTGGCGCGGGCCATGCTGGTTGCGAAGCTGCGCTTGCCGCAGCACGGATGGGCTGCGAGACGTTGATCGTCACAATCAACCTTGACACCATCGCAAAGATGTCCTGCAACCCAGCAATCGGTGGGCTTGCAAAAGGGCATCTCGTCAAGGAGATTGACGCACTCGGCGGCGAGATGGCAAAGAACATTGATAAAACGGGCATCCAATTTCGTCAACTGAACACAAAGAAAGGGCCGGCAGTCCGTTCAAGCCGTGCGCAGGCGGACAAGTATGCGTACCAGTCTGAGATGAAGCGCGTCCTAGAGCGGCAGCCCCGTCTCGATATCAAGCAGCTGCTAGTTGATGAGCTGCTGACCGAAAACGGTGAGTGTATCGGTATATTGGGACACACCCAAACCGCCTACCTCGCCAAGACAGTCATCTTGACAACGGGCACATTTCTTAAGGGCTTAGTGCATCTCGGCGATGTATCCTACAGTGCTGGGCGGGCAGGAGAGTCGTCAGCTGAAAAACTATCGGATAGTTTTCTGAACCTCGGATTTGAAATTGGTCGTCTGAAAACCGGCACGCCGCCTCGCGTCAATGCACATACCGTGAATTTTGATGCGATGGAACTTCAACCCGGCGATGCACAGCCGCGCCCGTTTTCATTCTCAACGGAACAAATCACGCAGTCGCAAATGCCGTGTCACCTAACATACACAAATGAAAAAACGCATCAGATTATTCGTGATAACCTCCATAGGTCCGCCATGTACAGCGGCAGAATAACCGCCATTGGTCCCCGATACTGCCCATCTATTGAGGACAAAGTTGTTCGCTTTGCTGACAAGGATCGGCATCAGGTCTTCGTCGAACCGGAGGGCAGAGATACAGACGAAATCTACCTTAATGGTATTTCCGCAAGTCTGCCGGAGGATGTTCAGGTGGATATGGTGCACAGCATCAAGGGTCTGGAGAACGCTGAGATTATGCGCTTCGCCTATGCTGTGGAGTACGATTTTGCCCCGGCGACACAGCTCTATCCAACCCTCGAAACCAAGCGGGTGGAGAACCTCTACTTTGCAGGGCAACTCAACGGCACCACCGGCTACGAGGAAGCCGCCGCACAAGGATTGATAGCTGGGATAAATGCCGCTTTGAAGGTGCGTAGTAAGGGAGCACTCATTCTTGACCGTTCCCAAGCATACATCGGCGTCCTCATTGATGACCTCGTAACCAAGGATATCCGAGAACCGTATCGGATGTTCACTTCGCGCGCGGAGTATCGGCTAGAGCTGCGTGAGGATAATGCAGATCTACGATTGACGGAGATGGGACGTCAGATCGACTTAGTTGAGACTGACACCTATGAGCGGTTCCAGATAAAGCGGAAACGGGTGGAGGAGGAAAAGAACCGTCTAGAACAGACGCGGTTGAAACCATCACTTGACACACAAACTCGCTTGAAATCGGTTGGAATTAGCGAAATCGGTCAACCAACTTCATTGGCAGAACTGCTCAAACGTCCAGAAATCCATTATGAGCAAATCAAGCAGCTTGAACCGCCGCCCCAACCGTTGCCCGAAGTCGTGGAGGAACAGATCGAAATTCAGATCAAGTATGAGGGATACATTGATCGTCAAACTACGCAGATTCAACAGTTTAAAAAGATGGAGCACTTTCGGATTCCGGATGATTTTGATTATGCCTCCGTGCGCAGCCTAAAAACAGAGGCGTGTGAACAACTCGCAAAGATTCGTCCAATCTCTGTTGGACAAGCGTCGCGTATTCCCGGTGTTTCGCCTGCGGATATTTCGATACTTATGGTCTGGGTCGAGCAGTATAAGCGACAGATGCCTCCACAGGCATGA
- a CDS encoding YbaB/EbfC family nucleoid-associated protein, with product MNMNNLMKQAQQMQKRMLDIQEELATRTVEATVGGGMVTAVVNGQQELMSLTISPDVVDPDDIEMLEDLIVAAVNEARHQAQELMTQEMSKLTGGVKIPGLM from the coding sequence ATGAATATGAATAATCTGATGAAACAAGCGCAACAGATGCAAAAGCGCATGCTTGACATTCAAGAAGAGCTTGCCACCCGCACTGTTGAAGCGACCGTTGGCGGAGGCATGGTAACAGCCGTTGTCAATGGTCAACAGGAACTCATGTCGCTCACAATCTCACCAGACGTCGTTGATCCAGATGATATCGAAATGCTCGAAGACCTCATCGTTGCCGCAGTCAATGAAGCGCGGCATCAAGCGCAAGAATTGATGACGCAAGAGATGAGCAAATTGACGGGAGGCGTTAAAATTCCGGGACTGATGTGA
- a CDS encoding M28 family peptidase — MPRKLTFWFCWWSLLGIMFFGSDELLVYTHAEPDVNSPSPALVEETFSDDTFNAKRAFAYLEKQCEFGPRVPGTTVHQETGAYLFTELKKYADEVVFQPFEFQHQDRTIQMNNILARFGEDSSGKMLLAAHWDTRPFADRDPDSANRNTPILGANDGASGVAVLLEVARVLKSKPPPTPVIIVLFDGEDYGRTVSTMFLGSTHFAQNMDGWKADFGILLDMVGDRTLDLPMERYSWNAARDLTEAIWRRAEELGLPAFQRRLGPAIMDDHLPLIQSGVPTIDIIDFDYPHWHTVEDTPDKCSAESLEIVGRLVLDIIYSGL; from the coding sequence ATGCCTCGTAAACTGACGTTTTGGTTCTGCTGGTGGAGCTTGCTAGGCATAATGTTTTTCGGTTCGGATGAGTTATTGGTTTATACACATGCTGAACCCGATGTCAATTCACCTTCGCCGGCGTTAGTAGAGGAAACCTTTAGCGATGATACTTTCAATGCCAAACGTGCTTTTGCCTACTTAGAAAAACAGTGTGAGTTTGGTCCGCGAGTGCCGGGGACAACCGTTCACCAAGAAACAGGGGCATATCTATTTACAGAACTCAAAAAATATGCCGACGAGGTCGTGTTTCAACCTTTTGAGTTTCAGCATCAAGATAGAACGATTCAGATGAATAATATCCTGGCGCGCTTCGGGGAAGATTCAAGTGGGAAGATGCTCCTCGCAGCGCATTGGGACACACGTCCATTCGCAGATCGGGATCCAGATTCAGCGAACCGGAACACGCCAATTCTCGGTGCAAATGACGGTGCTTCGGGCGTAGCGGTTCTGTTGGAGGTCGCACGGGTTTTGAAATCTAAACCACCTCCAACGCCAGTGATTATCGTCCTGTTTGATGGCGAAGATTACGGCAGAACGGTTTCCACTATGTTCCTCGGTTCGACGCACTTTGCCCAGAACATGGATGGCTGGAAGGCGGATTTTGGTATCTTGTTAGATATGGTTGGTGACCGGACGCTAGACTTGCCGATGGAACGGTATTCGTGGAATGCAGCACGAGACTTGACGGAAGCCATTTGGCGACGGGCTGAAGAATTGGGGTTGCCGGCGTTTCAACGCCGATTGGGACCTGCAATTATGGATGATCACTTGCCACTCATTCAATCAGGTGTCCCAACAATCGATATCATTGATTTCGACTACCCACATTGGCACACAGTGGAAGATACCCCTGACAAATGTAGCGCAGAAAGCTTGGAAATTGTTGGGCGGTTGGTGCTAGATATAATCTATTCGGGGCTTTGA
- the recR gene encoding recombination mediator RecR, producing MLHYPEPLARLINELQKLPTIGAKTAQRLAFFMLKMPESDTTKLAQALSEVKTHLDYCSVCGNITDQQPCYICTDTRRDRQTICVIEEPDDLLAIERTQEYKGLYHTLMGVLSPLDGVGPQDLRIDQLFERIRSEDIKEVILATNYTTEGQATALYLTKQLENLEITTTRIAYGIPVGGDLEYIDAVTLAKALEGRRRI from the coding sequence ATGCTCCATTATCCTGAACCGCTAGCACGTCTTATCAACGAGTTGCAAAAGCTACCTACAATCGGTGCCAAAACGGCGCAACGTTTAGCATTTTTTATGTTAAAAATGCCCGAATCTGACACGACTAAACTAGCACAAGCACTCTCCGAGGTAAAGACTCATCTGGATTACTGCTCGGTCTGTGGAAATATCACAGATCAGCAGCCATGCTATATCTGTACGGATACTAGACGTGATCGCCAAACGATTTGTGTTATCGAAGAGCCAGACGATCTTTTAGCAATTGAGCGTACGCAGGAGTATAAGGGTTTATACCACACGCTCATGGGTGTTCTATCGCCGTTGGACGGTGTAGGGCCACAAGATCTCAGGATTGACCAACTTTTTGAGCGAATCCGCAGCGAGGATATAAAAGAGGTCATCCTTGCAACAAATTACACCACCGAAGGTCAGGCAACTGCGCTCTATTTGACAAAACAACTCGAAAACCTTGAGATTACCACCACTCGAATTGCTTACGGTATTCCGGTCGGCGGTGATCTTGAGTATATAGACGCAGTGACGCTCGCTAAAGCTTTGGAAGGACGCCGGCGTATTTGA
- the dnaX gene encoding DNA polymerase III subunit gamma/tau codes for MSYEVLAQKWRPQSFQDVVGQTHVITTLRNQILSDRIGHAYLFWGPRGTGKTTVARILAKAVNCPNRQQETEFSQESTAEPCNNCQFCSEISQGRSFDVVEMDAASNRGIDPIRELRENTKLAPAACRYKIYIIDEAHMLTQEAFNALLKTLEEPPPHVIFILATTEHHRIPKTIVSRCQDFDFRYMEQDQIMGRLQEICEAEDVQIDTQGLSLISLQSEGCLRDAENLLERLTASIGTELNVDQINQILGFGSNHLINELIDAIMQSDLPAALQSLDKLVKNGTDLTQCLHQQITSFRNLRLLAIGSNLENIIQTSKSELELMKEKAHLASPERLSRIIKILMRTSSEIKQHGYAQIHLESALIDACSIQEGLQLTKILKRLSEIENKIDRGEAPSRTYVPPNAPESTEEPPPRSSVPSPALEPSTDPEITENQTPKYKAQSSLETQIESEPVSTDTYVDRDSVDRSHIRSAPADVQHLMSDSNELAKIWEELLVGLQDRGKMLLHRYLKSAMPQPSNEGAATPSSNGLELKVACPPAYTDLIDDDEKTLLKEMLADLLGTPVQISFVASSANPHANATLPPSRRSQEITPMMLRHQAERDPEVAPALKLFEAKILKIEPK; via the coding sequence ATGTCTTACGAGGTTTTAGCTCAGAAATGGCGTCCCCAATCATTTCAAGATGTAGTTGGGCAGACGCATGTGATAACAACTCTCAGAAATCAAATCCTATCAGATCGGATTGGCCACGCCTATCTGTTTTGGGGACCGAGGGGGACCGGGAAAACCACGGTTGCCCGTATTCTCGCGAAAGCGGTGAACTGTCCCAATCGTCAGCAAGAAACCGAGTTTAGCCAAGAATCCACGGCCGAACCTTGCAACAATTGTCAGTTCTGCTCGGAAATCTCTCAGGGGCGTTCGTTCGATGTCGTTGAGATGGATGCTGCTTCCAATCGAGGTATTGATCCGATTCGCGAGCTACGCGAGAATACTAAGCTAGCTCCTGCTGCCTGCCGTTATAAAATCTATATCATTGACGAAGCACACATGCTCACGCAAGAAGCGTTTAATGCACTTTTGAAAACGCTTGAAGAGCCCCCACCACACGTCATCTTTATCCTTGCAACAACCGAACACCACAGAATCCCGAAAACAATCGTATCCCGCTGCCAAGATTTTGATTTCCGTTACATGGAGCAAGATCAAATCATGGGACGGCTGCAAGAAATCTGTGAAGCGGAAGATGTCCAGATTGATACGCAAGGGCTATCGTTGATCTCCCTGCAATCGGAGGGTTGTCTGAGGGATGCAGAGAATTTGCTAGAACGATTGACCGCATCGATCGGGACAGAGCTCAATGTAGATCAAATTAACCAAATACTGGGGTTCGGCTCAAATCATCTAATAAATGAACTGATTGATGCCATTATGCAAAGTGACTTACCAGCGGCACTTCAATCGCTCGATAAGCTGGTAAAGAATGGGACTGATTTAACGCAATGCCTTCATCAGCAGATCACCTCCTTCAGAAATTTGAGGCTCCTAGCCATTGGGTCGAACTTAGAAAACATAATTCAGACCTCCAAATCGGAACTAGAGCTAATGAAGGAAAAGGCGCATCTCGCTTCTCCAGAACGTCTCTCCCGGATTATCAAAATTCTGATGCGAACAAGCAGTGAAATTAAGCAGCATGGATATGCGCAAATCCACCTTGAATCTGCGTTAATTGATGCGTGCTCAATCCAAGAAGGCCTCCAACTGACCAAGATTTTGAAACGGTTATCAGAGATCGAGAACAAGATTGATCGGGGAGAGGCTCCAAGCAGAACCTACGTTCCGCCAAACGCTCCGGAATCAACTGAGGAACCTCCACCAAGAAGTTCTGTCCCATCGCCAGCTTTAGAGCCCAGCACAGACCCAGAAATAACAGAAAATCAAACTCCAAAATACAAAGCGCAGTCATCTCTGGAAACTCAGATTGAGTCGGAGCCAGTTTCTACCGATACCTATGTGGATAGAGACAGTGTGGACCGGTCCCATATCAGATCTGCTCCTGCGGATGTACAGCACTTGATGTCCGATTCAAATGAGTTGGCAAAGATTTGGGAAGAATTGTTGGTAGGGCTGCAGGACAGAGGCAAAATGTTATTACACCGATACTTGAAGAGCGCAATGCCGCAGCCAAGCAACGAAGGAGCAGCAACACCGTCAAGTAACGGGTTAGAATTGAAAGTTGCTTGCCCCCCAGCCTATACAGACTTAATTGATGACGACGAAAAAACGTTACTCAAGGAAATGCTTGCCGATCTGCTTGGCACGCCCGTTCAAATTAGTTTCGTGGCTTCAAGTGCAAATCCTCATGCCAACGCAACGCTGCCGCCTTCTCGGCGGTCCCAAGAAATAACACCAATGATGCTGCGGCACCAAGCCGAACGGGATCCAGAGGTCGCGCCGGCACTTAAGTTGTTTGAGGCAAAGATTCTTAAAATCGAACCCAAATAG